The following proteins are encoded in a genomic region of Neomonachus schauinslandi chromosome 7, ASM220157v2, whole genome shotgun sequence:
- the GPRIN1 gene encoding LOW QUALITY PROTEIN: G protein-regulated inducer of neurite outgrowth 1 (The sequence of the model RefSeq protein was modified relative to this genomic sequence to represent the inferred CDS: substituted 1 base at 1 genomic stop codon) — protein sequence MALGKMVEQISCLTPPNPGQNPAGHPYCLPLRLAGSWQLGSAEDPARLQLLXKNSSPPAPQPTALCCPQDGSLGAGNPAMRDCCPSQQKASPAPSRHNPAPSPGMDSRHSSPAGAGEGASCSEGPGGSLACPSLTFIPPQEAATKETLGAHGALISGTLEATFSGKPEPVSSAKTDPSSLENRNPMFSEKMDSKSSKQADSTFIGKEDAGSLRKADPMFIVKTEPTVLGKGDPVASGRMDPVTSRKEDPGSLGKVDPVCSDKVDPVSPGKEDPVSSAKLDPEFPRKEEPRYSGKELLVASEEVALASVGKADLVSLGKRDPGPSGKMDPGSLENTDSATAGKLDPGFLAILTPGSSGKTEPVSPGTVALGSSRRMDPTHLVMTDPASMGSAETGSSTKEDPQFLGKMDPTSLGKGDPMSMRVIKTMSAGQVDAVFSGKMEPTSLKTVDPVSSGRVGQVSLGKMDPVPSGKPEPLSTGQAEPMSVRKTETVLSRKEDPMPSTKADPISVGNTKTSSSGKVNPESKGRIDPVPSGPGNPKFLGTAGPSSSVKAETVTEGKTDPLSSEKAGPMASGIVGPTASGKADPLALGKVDTVSRGKAEGAPPGEVDSVSSGKVAPMILEKTVLASLGKAEAVPEGKVDPLPPEKGNPMNSTKVDPRASGKAEPKSEGKAETKPLGQEGPVSWGKAEAASLREKPLALEKGEPESSGKVDPIAPGKVEPVIPGQADAAPPRKAESPSFGKLAPPTLEKAEASSSRQSDGKPCGPGPSPTGAGSGGGLLEPVPSTEASSPGQKDLVAAGAERSPSPEATGPPPGPRTRDNFTKAPSWEASAPPREDAGTQAGAQACVSVAVSPMSPQDGAGGPAFSFQAAPRAPSPAPRPPSRRDAGLQVSLGAAETRSVATGPMTPQAAAPPAAPPAFPEVRVRPGSALAAAVAPQEAAEPVRDVSWDEKGMTWEVYGAAMEVEVLGMAIQKHLERQIEEHGRQGAPAPPPPAGPGPGPGRAGSVXXAPPEGPAKRPPGLFRALLQSVRRPRCCSRAGPTAE from the exons ATGGCTTTGGGAAAGATGGTGGAGCAG ATCTCCTGCCTCACACCCCCCAACCCTGGCCAGAATCCTGCGGGCCACCCCTACTGCCTCCCCCTACGGCTGGCTGGCTCCT GGCAGTTGGGCAGTGCTGAAGACCCAGCCCGGCTCCAGCTTCTTTGAAAGAactccagccccccagcccctcagcccaCAGCCCTCTGCTGCCCACAGGAtgggagcctgggggctgggaacCCAGCCATGAGGGACTGCTGCCCCTCCCAGCAGAAGGCCAGCCCTGCACCCTCTAGGCACAACCCTGCCCCAAGCCCAGGCATGGACTCCAGACACAGCAGCCCcgctggggctggggaaggggcctcctGTTCTGAGGGCCCTGGCGGGAGCTTGGCCTGCCCCTCCCTGACCTTCATCCCTCCCCAAGAGGCAGCTACCAAGGAGACATTGGGGGCACATGGAGCCTTGATCTCAGGGACACTAGAAGCCACCTTCTCTGGGAAGCCAGAGCCTGTGTCCTCAGCGAAAACTGATCCCTCATCCTTGGAGAACAGAAATCCTATGTTTTCAGAGAAGATGGATTCCAAGTCTTCAAAGCAGGCAGATTCCACTTTCATAGGAAAGGAAGATGCTGGGTCCTTGAGGAAGGCAGATCCCATGTTTATAGTAAAGACAGAGCCTACAGTCTTGGGAAAAGGGGATCCTGTGGCTTCTGGAAGAATGGATCCTGTGACCTCAAGAAAGGAGGATCCTGGATCCTTGGGAAAGGTAGATCCTGTGTGCTCTGACAAGGTGGATCCAGTGTCCCCAGGGAAGGAAGATCCTGTATCCTCTGCCAAATTGGATCCTGAGTTCCCAAGAAAGGAGGAGCCCAGGTATTCAGGAAAAGAGCTTCTTGTGGCCTCAGAAGAGGTGGCTCTTGCATCTGTGGGGAAGGCAGACCTTGTGTCCTTGGGAAAGAGAGATCCTGGGCCCTCAGGAAAGATGGATCCTGGGTCCTTGGAAAACACAGATTCTGCAACTGCAGGAAAGCTAGATCCTGGGTTCTTGGCAATACTGACTCCAGGGTCATCAGGCAAAACTGAGCCTGTGTCTCCAGGAACAGTGGCTCTGGGGTCCTCCAGAAGGATGGATCCTACTCACTTGGTGATGACAGATCCTGCATCAATGGGAAGTGCAGAAACTGGGTCCTCCACAAAAGAGGACCCTCAGTTCCTGGGGAAGATGGATCCTACCTCCTTGGGAAAGGGAGATCCCATGTCTATGAGAGTGATAAAAACCATGTCTGCTGGGCAGGTGGATGCTGTATTTTCAGGAAAGATGGAACCCACATCTTTGAAAACTGTGGATCCTGTGTCTTCAGGCAGGGTGGGTCAAGTTTCTTTAGGAAAGATGGATCCTGTGCCCTCAGGAAAGCCAGAGCCCTTGTCTACTGGGCAGGCAGAACCAATGTCTGTCAGAAAGACAGAAACTGTCTTATCACGAAAGGAGGACCCAATGCCCTCCACAAAGGCGGATCCCATTTCTGTGGGAAATACAAAAACATCATCTTCTGGAAAAGTGAATCCCGAATCGAAAGGAAGGATAGACCCTGTGCCCTCAGGTCCAGGGAATCCCAAATTCTTGGGGACAGCAGGACCCTCATCCTCTGTAAAAGCTGAGACAGTGACTGAGGGGAAAACAGATCCACTGTCCTCAGAGAAGGCAGGTCCTATGGCTTCTGGAATAGTGGGTCCCACAGCCTCAGGGAAGGCTGACCCCCTGGCCTTGGGCAAGGTAGACACTGTGAGCAGAGGGAAGGCAGAAGGTGCTCCCCCTGGAGAAGTGGATTCTGTGTCTTCGGGAAAAGTGGCCCCCATGATCCTAGAAAAAACGGTCCTGGCATCCTTGGGAAAAGCAGAAGCTGTCCCAGAGGGAAAGGTGGATCCTTTGCCTCCAGAGAAGGGGAATCCTATGAACTCCACAAAGGTGGATCCCAGGGCCTCAGGAAAGGCAGAACCCAAGTCTGAGGGCAAAGCAGAAACAAAGCCCCTTGGGCAGGAGGGCCCTGTTTCATGGGGAAAAGCAGAGGCTGCATCTCTGCGGGAGAAGCCACTGGCCTTGGAGAAAGGGGAGCCGGAATCCTCAGGAAAAGTAGACCCTATTGCCCCTGGGAAGGTGGAGCCTGTGATCCCGGGGCAGGCCGATGCTGCGCCTCCAAGAAAAGCAGAGTCCCCATCCTTCGGGAAGTTGGCCCCCCCGACTCTGGAGAAGGCAgaggcctcctcctccaggcagtcAGATGGCAAACCCTGCGGCCCAGGCCCTTCTCCCACGGGGGCCGGTAGTGGCGGAGGCCTCTTGGAGCCAGTGCCCAGCACGGAGGCCTCCAGCCCAGGCCAGAAAGACCTGGTGGCCGCTGGGGCTGAGAGAAGCCCGAGCCCTGAAGCCACAGGGCCCCCACCCGGGCCGCGGACTCGTGACAACTTCACTAAGGCTCCGTCGTGGGAGGCGAGCGCCCCGCCGCGCGAGGACGCGGGGACGCAGGCGGGCGCGCAGGCCTGCGTGTCGGTGGCCGTGAGCCCCATGTCTCCGCAGGACGGCGCAGGCGGCCCGGCCTTCAGCTTCCAGGCGGCGCCTCGCGCGCCCAGCCCGGCGCCCAGGCCACCCTCGCGCCGGGACGCGGGCCTGCAGGTGTCGCTGGGCGCCGCCGAGACGCGCTCCGTGGCCACTGGGCCCATGACGCCGCAGGCGGCCGCGCCGCCGGCCGCGCCACCCGCCTTCCCCGAAGTGCGGGTGCGGCCCGGCTCCGCGCTGGCGGCCGCCGTGGCGCCCCAGGAGGCGGCCGAGCCGGTGCGCGACGTGAGCTGGGACGAAAAGGGCATGACGTGGGAGGTGTACGGCGCCGCCATGGAGGTGGAGGTGCTGGGCATGGCCATCCAGAAGCACCTGGAGCGACAGATCGAGGAGCACGGCCGCCAAGGggcgcccgcgccgccgccgcccgccggccCGGGCCCGGGCCCGGGCCGTGCGGGCTCGGT NNNNNNGGCGCCCCCCGAGGGTCCCGCCAAGCGCCCGCCCGGCCTCTTCCGCGCGCTGCTGCAGAGTGTGCGCCGGCCGCGGTGCTGCTCCCGAGCCGGACCCACGGCCGAGTGA